The DNA region TAGTAGAATTGTAAATAAATTTTTCATAATCATAGTTTTTGGTATTTAAACTATTTGACTAGATGATTATAAAAAGGTTTAAATTACTAAGGTTTTTTACTGTGATATGCTTCAGCTATAGTGGGATTATCGTTGGCTGTTTCTAGCAAAATCAATTCATCACCAATAGTTACATTGCCACTTTGGAGAACTTTAAAATAAACACCGCATTTGGTGGAATTCCAAAACTGTTTTACAATGGATTGGTCATTAAATCGAATACCTAGTTTAAAACAGGGTTGCCTTGACTTGCTTACTTGTATTTTAGCTCGGCCTAGTTGATAAATTTCACCAATATGAATTTCAGTTTCTTCTAAATTACTGAATGTTATGTTTTCGCCAAAAATACCATATTGCCAATCTAAATTGGGGTGTAGCTCTTTAAAATAATGGTAGTGGTTCTCTCCATAGGCATAAACGGCTTTTTCAACACCGCCATGGCTTTTTCTGTTTACAATAGTATCGTTCTTTACATTTTCAGTATCTAAAAAAATGGCTTCTTGCACAGGGTATTTAAAAATGCCGGTTTCAAAAGTTTTATTTCGCCATTGAATAGTCTTTTTTTTGCCTATATTTACAGATACAATTTTCAAGGTTTTTTATTTTTAATTAAAACATTCGCAATTTTCCTATCGTTGGACAATCTAGGTATTTTGTTTTGCCCTCCTAATTTACCAATAGATTTCATATAATTTTGAAAACCACCTTTTTTTATTTTAATAACCTTTAAAGTTTGCAAAATGTTTCCTACAATTAAATCATAGTAATAAGAATTTTGTTGTTGCATACTGGAATCTACTTTTGCAATAAAATCAAGCATATCCTTTGGTTCTTTTTCAAACTCTATAAACCATTCGTGATAAGGTAATCCGTTTTCTGGATTAGTTTGCGGTGCTACTGTAAATTCATTTACGGCTATATCCGTTCCTGTAGTAGCGTCTTGTAAAGCCTGTTCTACTTCTTTTGCGATGACGTGTTCACCAAAAGCAGAAATAAAATGTTTTATCCTGCCCGAAACAATAACTCTGTGTGGTTTTAAGGTAGTAAATTGAACGGTATCGCCAATATTGTAAGCCCAAAGCCCTGCATTGGTAGAAATTAGTATTACGTAATTTACACCTAATTCTACATCGGCTACGGTAATCCTTTCGGGATTTTCATCAAAAAATTCATCCGCTTTAATAAATTCGTAAAAAATGCCGCTCTTTAGGAGCAGTAACATTCCCTTTTCGTCTTGTTTGTCTTGATAAGCAAAAAACCCTTCAGAAGCGGGGAACAGTTCAATGGAATCCACTTTTTTACCGATCATTTTTTCAAACTTATTCCGGTACGGTTCATAATTAACACCGCCATAAACGAATAAATTGAAATTAGGAAAAATCTCGCTGATATTTTTTCCGGTTTTGGCCATCAATTTTTCAAAATACATCTGTACCCAAGAAGGAATACCACTAATGAGCGTCATATCTTCTTGTAAGGTTTCTTCAACAATGGCATCCACTTTGGTCTCCCAATCTTCGATACAATTGGTTTCCCAGCTGGGCATTCTGTTTTTTTGTAAATAGTTAGGCACATAATGAGCCACAATACCCGAAAGTCGTCCAGTTTTGATGCTATTTTTTTCATCAATAATGGGGCTTCCTTGTAAAAATATCATTTTGCCATTTACAAAGTCGGCATTGCCTGTTTCTGCAATGTACATTAACAATGCATTCCTTGCTGCTTTAATATGAAACGGCATGGATTCCTTAGTAAGTGGAATATATTTGGCACCTGAAGTAGTTCCAGAAGTTTTTGCAAAATAGAGAGGTTTACCCTGCCAAAGTACATCAGGTTTACCCTGCAAAATCTGTTCAATGTAAGGTTTTAAATCCTCGTAATCTCTAACAGGAACTTGTTGTTTAAAATCTTGGTACGAATTGATGTTACCAAAGTTGTGATCCTTGCCAAATGAAGTATTTTTAGCATGAGCGATTAATTTTTTAAAGACTTTGTTTTGTGTTTTCTCGGGTTCATTTGCCCATTTATAGATTCGTTTTTGAATACGTTTAGCAATAGGTTTCGCTAAAATAGATTTAATCTTCATCATTCAAAATCTATAAAATTTACTGGATTTACAGGAAAACCATCGTTCCAGAGTTCAAAGTGCAAATGTGGTCCGGTAGAGAGTTCGCCCGTAGAACCTGCATTGGCAATGGCTTCTCCGGATTTTACAATATCCCCTTGTTCTTTATGTAAGGAGGAATTGTGTTTGTAAACCGACAAAAACCCTTTTTGATGTTCTAAGATTATCACAAATCCAGTTTCTGCGGTAAACCCGGTAAAAATAACCGTACCGTCGGCCACAGCCTTTACTGGAGAATCTTTTTCAACGGCAATATCAATGGCATAATGTTTTTCTTCAGGATTATATACATCGGTAATTTTGCCCGAGATAGGGGCAAAGAAAACCAAATCCGTTTTTTTAGTAGCTTTTTCAAAAACACTAAACCGATCTTCACGTTCCACTTCTTCTCTAAAGGCAGAATCAACGGGAGAAATGGTATTGTCTAAACTTACGTCTTCAATACGCAACTGTTCTTCAATGGAATCTCTATTTATGGCAATGTCTTTTACCTTGCCCGAAAGCACTTGTTGAATGTTTTGCAGGTACACGTCGTTAACCGCTAATTTTTGTTCCAGGGAGTCTACTTTGTAAACTAAATCGGTTGCTTTTTTCTTTAAGGCTGTAGATGAATAACCAGGAACATATTCTTTTAATGGCGTAAAAGCAATTAAAAAAATAGTTGACCCTACCAGCAAAACAGAAAATAAAGAACTTAAAATAAGTACGTTAAGCCTATTGAGCTTAAAAGAAAAACGTTCTTCAAATGTATCTTCGTTTAACACCACAAAGCGGTATTTAAACGTTAGCTTTTCTTTGATTTTTGCCTTATTTACTTTTTGTTTAGCCATACGCAAGAAACAAATATACGACTGTTTTTTGAGTTTGGAACGGTTAAGAAAATTTCAAGTCAATAGAATTAATCAACTATCTATAAAAATTCATTTCATCCACATATTTCCAAACTTTACAAGGTAATAAGGGTTGTATGTTCTTTTTATCGGCAATGGCTTTTCGGATAAACGTAGCCGAAATTTCCATAATCGGGGCGTCAACGATATGGATTTTAGGATGGTTGTCAAATCGGGTTTCTGGTTTTTTGTCTTTATAAATTCGAGGATAAACGTAGATATTGTAATCTTCTAAAATAACCTCATAATTTTTCCATTTATGGAACGAGGCCAAATTGTCCTCGCCCATAATCAAGTTAAACTTGTGTTGAGGATATTTTTCAGCTAAATGAACAAGTGTGTTTATAGTATAGTTGGGTTGAGGTAAATCAAACTCAATGGTAGAGGGTTTTAGTTTTGGATAGTCTTCAGTTGCAATTTGTACCAACTGGTATCGATGATTGTCCGTCAATAAAGTAGATTTCTTTTTAAATGGGGAGTGTGGGGTAATGACAAACCAAACCTCGTCTAGCTCTGAAAATTCTGCCATATGATTGGCAATGGCTAAATGTCCAATATGAATAGGGTTGAAAGTCCCAAAATACAAGCCGACTTTCATTTTTTTTTCTTTTTTACACCCACAAAATCAGCTACCAACTCTTCAGCTTCTTTTTGGGCCACATCCAAATCGTAATTTTTTATAACCTTATCAAATTGTGGTGCGGTTGCCAGTTCTACCGAAGCTTTGGCAATTCGCATATTAATGCGGTCGTCACTTTCAGTCTTACGTTTTTTAAGC from Aureibaculum sp. 2308TA14-22 includes:
- a CDS encoding MOSC domain-containing protein — encoded protein: MKIVSVNIGKKKTIQWRNKTFETGIFKYPVQEAIFLDTENVKNDTIVNRKSHGGVEKAVYAYGENHYHYFKELHPNLDWQYGIFGENITFSNLEETEIHIGEIYQLGRAKIQVSKSRQPCFKLGIRFNDQSIVKQFWNSTKCGVYFKVLQSGNVTIGDELILLETANDNPTIAEAYHSKKP
- a CDS encoding GH3 auxin-responsive promoter family protein — encoded protein: MKIKSILAKPIAKRIQKRIYKWANEPEKTQNKVFKKLIAHAKNTSFGKDHNFGNINSYQDFKQQVPVRDYEDLKPYIEQILQGKPDVLWQGKPLYFAKTSGTTSGAKYIPLTKESMPFHIKAARNALLMYIAETGNADFVNGKMIFLQGSPIIDEKNSIKTGRLSGIVAHYVPNYLQKNRMPSWETNCIEDWETKVDAIVEETLQEDMTLISGIPSWVQMYFEKLMAKTGKNISEIFPNFNLFVYGGVNYEPYRNKFEKMIGKKVDSIELFPASEGFFAYQDKQDEKGMLLLLKSGIFYEFIKADEFFDENPERITVADVELGVNYVILISTNAGLWAYNIGDTVQFTTLKPHRVIVSGRIKHFISAFGEHVIAKEVEQALQDATTGTDIAVNEFTVAPQTNPENGLPYHEWFIEFEKEPKDMLDFIAKVDSSMQQQNSYYYDLIVGNILQTLKVIKIKKGGFQNYMKSIGKLGGQNKIPRLSNDRKIANVLIKNKKP
- a CDS encoding M23 family metallopeptidase; this encodes MAKQKVNKAKIKEKLTFKYRFVVLNEDTFEERFSFKLNRLNVLILSSLFSVLLVGSTIFLIAFTPLKEYVPGYSSTALKKKATDLVYKVDSLEQKLAVNDVYLQNIQQVLSGKVKDIAINRDSIEEQLRIEDVSLDNTISPVDSAFREEVEREDRFSVFEKATKKTDLVFFAPISGKITDVYNPEEKHYAIDIAVEKDSPVKAVADGTVIFTGFTAETGFVIILEHQKGFLSVYKHNSSLHKEQGDIVKSGEAIANAGSTGELSTGPHLHFELWNDGFPVNPVNFIDFE
- the nadD gene encoding nicotinate (nicotinamide) nucleotide adenylyltransferase, with protein sequence MKVGLYFGTFNPIHIGHLAIANHMAEFSELDEVWFVITPHSPFKKKSTLLTDNHRYQLVQIATEDYPKLKPSTIEFDLPQPNYTINTLVHLAEKYPQHKFNLIMGEDNLASFHKWKNYEVILEDYNIYVYPRIYKDKKPETRFDNHPKIHIVDAPIMEISATFIRKAIADKKNIQPLLPCKVWKYVDEMNFYR